In Edaphobacter paludis, a single window of DNA contains:
- a CDS encoding DUF4126 family protein: MSQGATGEGTAMAMAVMAWILAIPMLGAATGMRTFTPMAVICWFAYAGNLPVDETWASWVAKLVTAIVFTVLAVGELVGDKLPQTPDRTSMLPLLARLIFGGLVGAIIAGSLNGPATEGAILGIGGALVGAFGGYLVRRAIVEWSGGKDWPVAVAEDFVAVGFAVIALGIVTG; encoded by the coding sequence GTGTCGCAAGGCGCGACGGGCGAGGGGACAGCGATGGCGATGGCGGTGATGGCGTGGATTTTGGCGATCCCTATGCTTGGGGCGGCGACGGGGATGCGGACGTTCACTCCGATGGCGGTGATCTGCTGGTTTGCCTATGCCGGGAATCTGCCCGTGGACGAGACATGGGCGTCCTGGGTCGCGAAGCTGGTGACCGCGATTGTGTTTACCGTGCTTGCAGTAGGCGAGCTGGTGGGCGATAAGCTGCCGCAGACACCGGACCGAACCTCGATGTTGCCGCTACTGGCGAGACTGATCTTTGGCGGACTGGTGGGCGCGATTATCGCAGGGAGCTTGAATGGACCGGCGACGGAAGGAGCGATTCTGGGGATCGGTGGAGCGCTGGTGGGCGCGTTTGGGGGGTATCTTGTTCGCCGTGCCATTGTGGAGTGGTCAGGCGGCAAGGATTGGCCGGTTGCGGTCGCCGAGGACTTTGTTGCGGTGGGATTCGCCGTGATTGCGCTGGGGATTGTGACCGGGTGA
- a CDS encoding Thivi_2564 family membrane protein → MFTPTLISIIVTLIVIGLLLYLIGLIPMDGTIKQIIRVVVIIAVIVWLLQSFGLLGPIGHGHLMR, encoded by the coding sequence ATGTTTACGCCCACGCTTATCAGCATTATTGTGACCCTGATTGTGATTGGTCTGCTGTTGTATTTGATCGGGTTGATTCCGATGGATGGAACCATTAAGCAGATCATCCGCGTGGTTGTGATCATCGCCGTGATTGTGTGGTTGCTGCAATCGTTTGGGCTGCTTGGGCCGATCGGGCACGGGCACTTGATGCGGTAG
- a CDS encoding GGDEF domain-containing protein, producing the protein MESNSIHNQVTQEIERLSGVKLKWPKLPPLLEERFEQNIAGQRATHLWYQGLIAIVLFDLFAVIDYCIGDGNSWSAIILRAGIITPLALLVNASMRWNPGKVYREASVAAVIGLAGLSQLYIAMDKSPASSAYAQAALIIVILFANLVMRLPFTYALSTSAVMFGADLIFIHFDRFLSPVEQTLGIMLTGFSVTISLVANFSFGRHLRLVYLMLLRNEMQSEELAYVNAELHRISNRDNLTGLANRHSFELYCGTLWQQTMADGTLLSAIVIDIDRFKAVNDLRGHLYGDKVLTRVASLLQQSLRGKDDFAARFGGEEFVVLLPQTSQRSALIVAERIRKLVEVAGSPAVESADSSTVLPTTVSCGVATCLPGDPFCIEDLLEAADKALYEAKRTGRNRVCAGEVSRSDGSRKHEELVGSRIGAQSESTLRATARKVLWG; encoded by the coding sequence ATGGAGTCCAATTCAATTCACAACCAGGTCACCCAGGAAATCGAGCGGCTCTCTGGCGTGAAATTGAAGTGGCCGAAGCTGCCGCCCCTGCTCGAAGAGCGCTTCGAACAGAACATCGCCGGGCAGCGCGCCACCCACCTCTGGTATCAGGGCCTCATCGCCATCGTGTTGTTCGATCTCTTTGCCGTCATCGACTATTGCATCGGCGACGGCAACTCATGGAGTGCGATCATTCTGCGGGCGGGCATCATCACCCCGCTGGCGCTTCTGGTCAACGCCAGTATGCGGTGGAATCCGGGAAAAGTTTACCGCGAAGCCAGCGTCGCAGCGGTGATCGGCCTCGCCGGGCTCTCCCAGCTCTATATAGCGATGGACAAGAGCCCGGCCTCCTCAGCCTATGCGCAGGCCGCCCTGATCATTGTCATCCTGTTTGCAAACCTGGTGATGCGCCTGCCGTTTACCTATGCGCTCTCCACCTCGGCAGTAATGTTCGGCGCCGACCTCATCTTTATCCATTTCGATCGTTTCCTCAGCCCGGTGGAGCAGACGCTGGGTATCATGCTGACCGGTTTCTCCGTCACCATCTCCCTGGTTGCGAACTTCAGCTTCGGCCGGCATCTTCGCCTGGTTTATCTCATGCTGCTGCGCAATGAGATGCAGAGTGAAGAGCTTGCCTACGTCAACGCCGAACTGCATCGCATCTCCAACCGCGACAATCTCACCGGCCTCGCCAATCGTCACTCGTTCGAGCTCTATTGCGGGACCCTCTGGCAGCAGACCATGGCCGACGGCACCCTGCTCTCCGCCATCGTCATCGATATCGACCGCTTCAAGGCGGTCAACGACCTTCGCGGCCACCTCTACGGCGACAAAGTGCTGACTCGCGTCGCATCGCTCCTGCAGCAGTCCTTGCGCGGCAAGGACGACTTCGCGGCCCGCTTTGGCGGGGAAGAGTTTGTCGTCCTGCTCCCCCAGACCTCACAGCGTTCGGCGCTGATCGTCGCCGAGCGCATCCGCAAGCTCGTCGAGGTCGCAGGTTCGCCCGCCGTCGAATCCGCCGACTCATCCACCGTGCTCCCCACCACCGTAAGCTGCGGCGTCGCAACCTGTCTGCCCGGCGACCCGTTCTGCATCGAAGATCTGCTCGAAGCGGCCGACAAGGCCCTCTATGAGGCCAAGCGAACTGGCCGCAACCGCGTCTGCGCGGGCGAGGTCAGCCGATCCGACGGCAGTCGAAAGCACGAAGAACTCGTAGGAAGCAGAATTGGAGCTCAAAGCGAATCGACCCTTCGCGCCACGGCACGCAAGGTTCTCTGGGGATAA
- the panC gene encoding pantoate--beta-alanine ligase has product MKIVQTASEMQQLCRSLRTDNAPLGFVPTMGALHEGHLSLVRRARSECAAVAASIFVNPLQFGPNEDLAKYPRTFDDDCRQLAAEGVALLFAPTAAEMYPPGAVTKITVDGIGDRLDGASRPGHFTGVATVVAKLFHIAQPHRAYFGQKDAAQLAVLRQMVRDLNFDIEVIGCPIVRDADGLALSSRNRYLSPAERVQALALPRALRHIQQIIATGQRRSEELIRQATQELATVKVDYLAAVDAQTLLPVDIVEPGTLVAIAAWVGQTRLIDNFLAG; this is encoded by the coding sequence ATGAAGATTGTCCAAACCGCAAGTGAAATGCAGCAGCTATGCCGCAGCCTGCGCACAGATAACGCCCCGCTGGGCTTTGTGCCAACGATGGGCGCGCTTCACGAAGGACACCTTTCGCTCGTCCGCCGGGCACGGTCGGAGTGCGCCGCGGTCGCCGCTTCCATCTTCGTCAACCCCCTCCAGTTCGGACCCAATGAAGATCTTGCAAAGTATCCTCGCACCTTCGACGACGACTGCCGACAGCTCGCCGCTGAGGGAGTCGCCTTGCTCTTTGCCCCCACCGCCGCGGAGATGTACCCCCCCGGTGCAGTCACCAAAATCACCGTAGACGGCATCGGCGACCGCCTCGACGGAGCCTCGCGCCCCGGTCACTTCACCGGCGTAGCCACCGTCGTCGCCAAATTGTTCCATATCGCCCAGCCTCACCGCGCCTACTTCGGCCAGAAGGATGCCGCTCAACTCGCCGTGCTGCGGCAGATGGTCCGCGACCTGAACTTCGACATCGAAGTGATCGGCTGTCCCATCGTCCGCGACGCCGACGGCCTCGCCCTGAGCAGCCGCAATCGCTATCTCAGCCCCGCCGAACGGGTCCAAGCCCTCGCCCTGCCCCGTGCCCTGCGCCATATCCAGCAAATTATTGCCACCGGCCAACGCCGGAGTGAGGAACTGATACGGCAGGCAACCCAGGAATTGGCCACCGTAAAGGTCGACTATCTCGCAGCCGTCGATGCGCAGACGCTTCTCCCGGTCGATATCGTGGAACCGGGAACCCTGGTCGCCATCGCTGCCTGGGTCGGCCAAACCCGCCTGATCGATAATTTTCTCGCGGGCTGA